The DNA region GCGCTTCGTCGCCTGAGATATGCGCCATGATGCGCAGTTCGATCTGCGAGTAGTCCGCCGACACCAGCTTGTGTCCCGGCGGCGCAATGAAGGCTTCGCGGATGCGGCGGCCTTCACCCGTGCGCACGGGAATGTTCTGCAGATTGGGATCGTTCGATGCAAGGCGGCCCGTTACGGCAACCGCCTGCGCATAGTTCGTGTGCACGCGGCCCGTGGTGGCGTTGACCATGCGCGGCAGCTTGTCGGTGTACGTCGACTTGAGCTTCGACAGCCCGCGATGTTCGAGCAAGACCTTCGGCAGCGGATAGTCTTCCGCGAGCTTTTGCAGTACTTCTTCGTCGGTGGACGGCGCGCCGCTCGGCGTCTTCTTGATGACGGGCAATTCGAGCTTCTCGAAGAAGATCTGGCCGATCTGCTTCGGCGAGCCGAGATTGAATTCGCCGCCAGCGAATTCGTACGCCTGTTTTTCGAGTTCGACCAGACGCGTGGCGATCTCGTTGCTTTGCACGCGCAGCTTTTCCGCATCGATCAACACGCCGTTGCGCTCCATCTTGCGCAGCACGCGAGACGTCGGCACTTCGATGTCGCGGTACACATGATCGAGTTGCGCTTCCGCGGCGACCTGCGGATACAGCGTCTGATGCAGACGCAACGTGATGTCGGCATCTTCGGCCGCGTATTCGGCGGCCTTGTCGAGCGCGACCTCGTCGAAGCCGATCTGCGATGCACCCTTGCCCGCGACGTCTTCATACTTGATCGTCTTCAGTCCGAGGTGACGCAGCGCGAGGTTGTCCATGTCATGCGGACGATGCGATTCGAGCACGTACGACTGCAGCAGCGTGTCATGCTCGATGCCGTCCATGACGATGCCGTAGTTCGCGAGCACCTGCTCGTCGTACTTCAGATGCTGGCCAACCTTCTTCTTGTCCTTACTTTCGAGCCAGGGCTTGAGCTTTGCGAGCACTTCGTCGCGCGGCAACTGGACGGGCGCGTCGGGCCCGCGATGCGCGAGCGGAATGTACGCCGCCTTGCCTGCTTCGACCGCGATCGAGATGCCGACGATCTGCGCCGTCATCGGATCGAGCGACGTGGTTTCGGTATCGAACGAAGTAATGTCAGCCGCGTCGATCTTGGCGAGCCACGCGTCGAACTGCTCCCACGTCTGCACGGTGTCGTACTCATGCTCGCCGTCGACGGTCGGCGCGGGCGGCACATCCGTCTCGGGCCCTTCGACGGCATCGGCAATTTCCACTTCGCGCAGCCACGTCTTGAAGCCGCTGCGCGTGAACACGTCGCGCAGTTCTTCGCGCGACTCGGGGCGCGTAGCGAGTGTTTCTTCGAACGAGGTAATCTGTTTCGTCAGATCGCAATCCGTCTCGACGGTGACGAGCTTTCGTGCCATCGGCAGGAAATCGAGCGCGCGTCGCAGATTGTCTCCTACCGCACCTTTGATTTCATCCGCGTGTGCGACGATGCCATCAAGGGTTTCAAATTGCGTGAGCCATTTGATCGCGGTTTTCGGGCCGCATTTCTCGACGCCCGGTACGTTGTCGACGGTATCGCCGATCAGCGACAGGTAGTCGACGATGCGCTCGGGCGGTACGCCGAACTTGCCCACGACGCCTTCGCGGTCGAGCTTCTCGTTCGTCATCGTATTGATGAGGGTGACATGATCCGTCACGAGCTGCGCCAGATCCTTGTCCCCAGTGGATACGATCACGTTCATGCCGCGCGCCTCGGCGCGCTTCGCAAGCGTGCCGATCACGTCGTCGGCCTCGACACCTTCGATCATCAGGAGCGGCCAGCCGAGCGAGCGCACGGCGACGTGAATCGGTTCGATCTGCTTCGACAGATCTTCCGGCATCGACGGACGGTTGGCCTTGTATTGCGGATACCAGTCGTCGCGAAACGTCTTGCCTTTGGCATCGAACACGCACGCGCTATACTCTGCCGTAACCTCCTTGCGCATACGGCGCAGCATGTTGATCATCCCGTAGAGCGCACCTGTCGGTGCGCCGTCGGGACCGCGCAAATCAGGCATCGCATGGTAGGCCCGGTATAGATAACTCGAACCGTCAACCAATAGCAGGGTCTTACCTTCCAGGTTCTGTTCTTCAGGCATTATGACTAAGAGAAAAGTGATTCCGAGTCTGCGATCGCTCGCAGATCAAGAGCGCGCAACAGCCAAGAAGGCCCGCGCATCGTGGCAGATGTTCACGATTATGGCAGAGTTTATCGAGGCGACCGAGTACCTCTCGGAGATCCGCCCGGCCGTGAGCATCTATGGTTCGGCGCGTCTGAAACCGAACTCGCCGTACTACAAACTGGCCACGCAGATCGCGCGCAAACTGTCCGATGCGGGCTTCGCCGTCATCTCCGGGGGCGGCCCGGGCATCATGGAAGCGGCCAACAAGGGCGCGCATGCGGGCAAGGCGCCGTCCGTCGGCCTGAACATCGAGTTGCCGCATGAGCAGTCGGGCAACCAGTGGCAGGACATCTCGCTGCGCTTCCGTCACTTCTTCACGCGCAAGGTCACGTTCGTGAAGAACTCGGATGCCGTCATCGTGATGCCGGGCGGCTTCGGCACGCTCGACGAACTGGCCGAAGTGCTCACGCTGATTCAAACCAAGAAGTCGCGGCACGTGCCCATCATTCTGGTCGGCGCGGAGTTCTGGAAGGGACTGCTGGGCTGGTTCGAATCGCAACTGGTGCCGATGGGCCTCATCAATCCTGGCGACATGAACCTGATGCAGGTGATCGACGATCCCGACCAGGTGCTCGAAGCGGTGCTCGCGTTCTACGAAGAGCGTGAAGAACAGCCCGAACAGCAGCCGAAGTCGGACGAAGACCGGATGTTCTATCTGTGATCTTCTGAAGCAATCGCCTCGCGGATACGTGCTGGTTAGAAGCCGCGTCCGCGATACGCGCCATCGCGTCGCGACGCGCGGCTACTTGCCGCGCGTTTTTTCTTGTGCGTCGTCTTGCTTCGTTTCCTTCGCCTGCGCTTCGAGCCACCGGCAGAACTGCTCGACGAGCGGCGCGTTCGCCACCTCGCGCCGCGCGACCCACCAGTAGCCGCGCGCATCGATGCGCGGCGCTTCCAGCGGCGTCACCAGCCGGCCTGACGCGAGTTCGTCGTCGAGCAGCGGCAGCGGTCCGAGCGCGACGCCCAGTCCATCGACAGCCGCCTGCAAGGCCAGATAGAAATGGTCGAATGACTGTTTCTTGCGGCACTTCGCCTTGACGCCCGCCGCCTGCAGCCAGTGATGCCACGCGTCCGGCCGCGTATCCGAATGCAGCAGCACGTGACGTGCGAGGTCGTCGGCGGTATGGATGGGCAGGCGTTTCAGCAGCGCGGGACTGCACACGGGAATTTCACTTTCGTCGAGAAACTGGCCGCTCGCGCAATTCGGCCAGTGCGCGGGCCCGCGCCGCACGGCGACGTCGAAACTGTCGAGCGTCTCAACGGGTTGGTTCGATGTCGCGAGCCGCAACTCGACGTTCGGCGCCATCCGCTGAAACTGCGACAGACGCGGCAACAGCCACTTCATTGCGAAGGTGGGCAGCGCGTTCACGCGCAGCACATGCACGACGCCCGTGTCGCGCAACTGGTCGGTCGCGGCGGCAATGCTGTCGAACGCATCCTGCACCTTCGACAGATAGCGCCGGCCGTCTTCCGTCAGCCGCACGCGCTTGCCGTTACGATGAAAGACCTGCACGCCGACCCACGCCTCGAGCGCGGCCACCTGGCGGCTGATTGCACCGTGCGTCACATGGAGTTCGTCGGCGGCTGCCGTGAAGCTGTTGCGCCGGGCAGCGGCCTCGAAGGCGCGCAGCGCCGGAAAAGGGGGAAGCTTGCGGTTCATCCTTGTGATTCTAGATCACAAGAGCTTGCCCTAGAAATCGTTTTGAGCGATCGGCAAACGGCGTTAACCTTCACGGCTTGTACTGGATAGTGAACGTCATGGATCAGCACCCCGACGCGCCGGAGCACGCGCCCGCTCCGACCACGCGCGAAATCTTCATGGGCTTTCTGGGCCTCGGCCTGACGTCGTTCGGCGGCGCGCTGCCGCTCGCGCGGCGGACCATCGTCGACCAGCACCGCTGGCTGACGGCCGCCGAATTCACCGATCTGCTGGGCCTGTGCCAGTTCCTGCCGGGTGGCAACGTGATCAATCTGTCGGTGGCGCTCGGCATGCGCTTTCGGGGCTTGCGCGGCGCGCTGGCGGGCATTCTCGGTCTGATCGCCGGGCCGTCGCTGGTGGTGATCGCGCTGGGCGTGCTTTACGAGCACACGCAGAACGATCCGCGCATCAAGCATCTGTTCGCCGGGCTGGCGGCTGCCGCCGCGGGATTGCTGGTCGCGATGGCCGTCAAGATCCTGATGCCGCTGCGGCACGACTTGCGCGCCGCGGCGATCGCCGCGCTCGGCTTCGTCGCGATTGCGCTGCTGCGCTTCCCGCTGCTGCCGACGATGCTCGTGCTGACGCCGCTCAGCATTTTCCTCGCGTCGCGCGTGGCGAAAGCCGAAGCGGCTGCCGGGTCCTCACAGCCGAACGAGGTGTCGAAATGATGGAAACGCTGATCGCCCTTGCCGTCATCTTCAGCCAGCTATCGCTGCTCGCTTTCGGCGGCGGCAACACGATCCTGCCGGAGATGCAGCGGCAGGTCGTCGAAGTGCATCACTGGATGCCCGCCAGCGAGTTCAGCGCGCTGTTCGCGCTTGCGCAGGCCGCGCCTGGTCCCAACATGATGGTCGTGACGCTGGTCGGCTGGCATGTGGCGGGCTGGGCGGGAATGTTGGTGACATCGCTGGCGAAGTTCGGACCGTCGTCCATCGTGACGATTCTCGCGATGCACGCGTGGAATCGCTTCAAGGACCGGCCGTGGCGGCGCGTCGCGCAGAAAGGGCTGGTGCCCGTGACGGCGGGGCTGGTCGCGGCGAGTGCGCTGCTGATCGCGAAGTCGTCGGATACGTCGTGGCTTGCATGGGGTATCACGGGCGCGTGCGCGGTGCTTGCGTTTAAGACGCGCATTCACCCGTTGTGGTTGCTCGGAGGCGGGGCGGTTGTGGGGCTTGTCGGGTTGGCGTACGTGTGAGGTGAATGTGGGCTGCACCTGCTTTGGGTTGCTTTGGGTTGCTTTGGGTTGCTTTGGGTTGTCTGCGACGCGGGGTGGTTTGCTTTGGCTTTTCGCTCGCATCCGCGATTCGTTAGCTCGCTTCAAGCGTCGCCCCTGTGCGGGGCGGCACCTACTTTTCTTTGCCGCCGCAAAGAAAAGTAGGCAAAAGAAAGCGGCTCACACCGCCAGCGCTTGACCTTTGTCCACGGGCCCCCAACGTCCCCACACTTCACACGGCAATCACGTCATTCGTGTTCGTTGCCAGCGCTCTGAATGAGCGCCTCACCCACTTCAAGCACCCCGCGTTTCGGCATGCCGCGCCAGCCAGTCCACCGCCGCCCAGGTGGCAAACTGTGTGTCGGCCCTCGGTGCTCCACACGCTTCACTCCAGACCGATTGCGCACGCGCCCCACCCGGTAAGAGCGCCAGGCTATACGACGCGACAACCTACACACAGTTTGCCACCTGGGCGGCACATACCGTTCGCCGCCGTTTGCCCGAGTACGGGTAATCGAAGCGGGTGAGGCGCCTGTTCGAAGCGTTGGCAACGGACACCAACCAGGGCCACTGGTGTGTGAAGTGTGGGGACGTTGGGGGCCCGTGGGTAAACGTCAAGAATTGGCGGTGTGAGCCGCTTTCTTTTGCCTACTTTTCTTTGCGGCGGCAAAGAAAAGTAGGTGCCGCCCCGCACAGGGGCGACGCCTGAAGCTAGATAACGTAACGCGGATGCCAGCAGTAAAACAAGCAAACCAAACCAAACCAAAGCGTCGCAGACAAAAAAAACACTACTGAAACGCCACTTCCGCAAAACTCCGCAACTTCCGGCTATGCAGCTTATGCAGCCCATTAGTGCGCAGAATCTCCATCGCCTTCACCCCGATCTGCAAATGCTGATCAACCTGCGCGCGATAGAACTGATCAGCCATACCAGGCAGCTTCAGCTCCCCATGCAAGGGCTTATCCGAAACACACAGCAACGTGCCGTAAGGCACCCGAAACCGAAACCCATTCGCGGCGATAGTCGCACTTTCCATATCGAGCGCAATAGCCCGGCTTTGCGAAAGCCGCAACACCGGCTCCCGATGATCCCGCAATTCCCAGTTCCGGTTATCGACGCTCGCCACCGTGCCCGTACGCATCACGCGCTTGAGTTCGGCGCCGTCCAGCTGCGTGACCTGCGCCACCGCTCGTTCGAGCGCGACCTGCACTTCGGCCAACGCCGGAATCGGCACCCACAGCGGCAGATCGTCGTCGAGCACGTGATCCTCCCGCACATAACCGTGCGCAAGCACATAGTCGCCAAGCCGCTGCGTATTGCGTAGCCCCGCGCAGTGCCCGAGCATGATCCACGCATGCGGACGCAGCACCGCGATGTGATCGGTAATCGTCTTCGCGTTCGACGGCCCGACACCGATATTGATCATCGTGATGCCACTGCCGTCCGCGCGCTTCAGGTGATAAGCAGGCATCTGCGGCAGGCGCGGCGGCGCATGGCCCTCGTCTTCCTGCTCGCCGAGATTCGCGTTGTACGTGACCACGTCGCCCGGTTCGACAAACGACGTGTACTCGCTGCGGTACGCCCGCAGATCGGCGTCGTCGGTCTTCGCCATCATCGTGCGGCCGAGCTTCACGAACTCGTCGATATAGAACTGATAGTTCGTGTACAGCACGTAGTTCTGGCAATGCGTCGGTGAAGTCGCCGTGTAGTGCTTGAGCCGGTGCAGCGAAAAATCGACCCGCGCCGCCGTGAAGAGGGCGAGCGGATGCGGCTCGCCCGGCAGCGGCTCGTACGTGCCGTTGACGATGCGGTCGTCGAGCAACGCGAGGTCGGGCGAATCGAACACGTCGCGCATCG from Paraburkholderia caribensis includes:
- the polA gene encoding DNA polymerase I encodes the protein MPEEQNLEGKTLLLVDGSSYLYRAYHAMPDLRGPDGAPTGALYGMINMLRRMRKEVTAEYSACVFDAKGKTFRDDWYPQYKANRPSMPEDLSKQIEPIHVAVRSLGWPLLMIEGVEADDVIGTLAKRAEARGMNVIVSTGDKDLAQLVTDHVTLINTMTNEKLDREGVVGKFGVPPERIVDYLSLIGDTVDNVPGVEKCGPKTAIKWLTQFETLDGIVAHADEIKGAVGDNLRRALDFLPMARKLVTVETDCDLTKQITSFEETLATRPESREELRDVFTRSGFKTWLREVEIADAVEGPETDVPPAPTVDGEHEYDTVQTWEQFDAWLAKIDAADITSFDTETTSLDPMTAQIVGISIAVEAGKAAYIPLAHRGPDAPVQLPRDEVLAKLKPWLESKDKKKVGQHLKYDEQVLANYGIVMDGIEHDTLLQSYVLESHRPHDMDNLALRHLGLKTIKYEDVAGKGASQIGFDEVALDKAAEYAAEDADITLRLHQTLYPQVAAEAQLDHVYRDIEVPTSRVLRKMERNGVLIDAEKLRVQSNEIATRLVELEKQAYEFAGGEFNLGSPKQIGQIFFEKLELPVIKKTPSGAPSTDEEVLQKLAEDYPLPKVLLEHRGLSKLKSTYTDKLPRMVNATTGRVHTNYAQAVAVTGRLASNDPNLQNIPVRTGEGRRIREAFIAPPGHKLVSADYSQIELRIMAHISGDEALLRAFKQGEDIHRATAAEVFSVTPLEVSNDQRRIAKVINFGLIYGMSSFGLASNLGITRDAAKLYIDRYFARYPGVAAYMENTRTSAKMKGYVETVFGRRLWLPEINGGNGPRRQAAERAAINAPMQGTAADLIKMSMIAVQNWIETSGIRTRMIMQVHDELILEVPDDELSDVRKRLPELMCGVAQLKVPLVAEVGAGANWEEAH
- a CDS encoding LOG family protein, giving the protein MTKRKVIPSLRSLADQERATAKKARASWQMFTIMAEFIEATEYLSEIRPAVSIYGSARLKPNSPYYKLATQIARKLSDAGFAVISGGGPGIMEAANKGAHAGKAPSVGLNIELPHEQSGNQWQDISLRFRHFFTRKVTFVKNSDAVIVMPGGFGTLDELAEVLTLIQTKKSRHVPIILVGAEFWKGLLGWFESQLVPMGLINPGDMNLMQVIDDPDQVLEAVLAFYEEREEQPEQQPKSDEDRMFYL
- a CDS encoding transcriptional regulator GcvA, with product MNRKLPPFPALRAFEAAARRNSFTAAADELHVTHGAISRQVAALEAWVGVQVFHRNGKRVRLTEDGRRYLSKVQDAFDSIAAATDQLRDTGVVHVLRVNALPTFAMKWLLPRLSQFQRMAPNVELRLATSNQPVETLDSFDVAVRRGPAHWPNCASGQFLDESEIPVCSPALLKRLPIHTADDLARHVLLHSDTRPDAWHHWLQAAGVKAKCRKKQSFDHFYLALQAAVDGLGVALGPLPLLDDELASGRLVTPLEAPRIDARGYWWVARREVANAPLVEQFCRWLEAQAKETKQDDAQEKTRGK
- a CDS encoding chromate transporter is translated as MDQHPDAPEHAPAPTTREIFMGFLGLGLTSFGGALPLARRTIVDQHRWLTAAEFTDLLGLCQFLPGGNVINLSVALGMRFRGLRGALAGILGLIAGPSLVVIALGVLYEHTQNDPRIKHLFAGLAAAAAGLLVAMAVKILMPLRHDLRAAAIAALGFVAIALLRFPLLPTMLVLTPLSIFLASRVAKAEAAAGSSQPNEVSK
- a CDS encoding chromate transporter, whose protein sequence is MMETLIALAVIFSQLSLLAFGGGNTILPEMQRQVVEVHHWMPASEFSALFALAQAAPGPNMMVVTLVGWHVAGWAGMLVTSLAKFGPSSIVTILAMHAWNRFKDRPWRRVAQKGLVPVTAGLVAASALLIAKSSDTSWLAWGITGACAVLAFKTRIHPLWLLGGGAVVGLVGLAYV
- a CDS encoding AMP nucleosidase, with product MNYETNQRAVHMPANAFPTEAFGDAADAVTRLSAIYEANTSFLRDAFARYRRNEPFDRRVRACYPFVRVRTETNTHVDSRRSYGFVAGPGVFETTVTRPDLFGNYYREQLRLLVKNHHVSVEVGVSDQPIPIHFAFAEGIHLEGDLDRERLLAMRDVFDSPDLALLDDRIVNGTYEPLPGEPHPLALFTAARVDFSLHRLKHYTATSPTHCQNYVLYTNYQFYIDEFVKLGRTMMAKTDDADLRAYRSEYTSFVEPGDVVTYNANLGEQEDEGHAPPRLPQMPAYHLKRADGSGITMINIGVGPSNAKTITDHIAVLRPHAWIMLGHCAGLRNTQRLGDYVLAHGYVREDHVLDDDLPLWVPIPALAEVQVALERAVAQVTQLDGAELKRVMRTGTVASVDNRNWELRDHREPVLRLSQSRAIALDMESATIAANGFRFRVPYGTLLCVSDKPLHGELKLPGMADQFYRAQVDQHLQIGVKAMEILRTNGLHKLHSRKLRSFAEVAFQ